The Rosa rugosa chromosome 1, drRosRugo1.1, whole genome shotgun sequence genomic sequence AAGGCTTGACCGTTACTTTTTCTcaacgtctctctctctctctctctgtgatcaaagcttcttcttcttctctgcaaTACCCAGGTATGTTTCTTCTATGTTATCCATTTTACTGATTCATTTGGAGTGTTTTGTTTCTGTGTTCTGCAGTTCATTTGGTAGAACAGTCTTACCAAAGCtgggttcttttttctttttctttttttaatctgAGTTTCTTGAATATGGAAGCTCTTTCTTTCTACTCACCCCTGTTTTAGTTCAGTAGTTTCAGATATAGATACTGTTTTTTACATGTGAAatgggttttttgttttgagatATTCTGTGTTCATATTCACTacaagctgaaaaaaaaaagagtgattGGCTTCTCATGTTTCTGTTAGTATCAATTTTAAAGCTTGACTACCTATGTTTGTATTCATATTCACTGTTTTTGCTAGTTACTCACTTAAGTGGCTTCATCTTTTAGATACTTATGGAGCTGGTAGCAGTCTCTACCCTCATGAATATTATGGTCCTGAACTCCTGAAGTAAGCAGTTAATGCCTATGTGTTGCTGATTTTCATCGTATGTTATCATGATGATGATTTATTATTTAATCTCATTTTGCAGTCTCATTATGGTCCACATTCATCTTATTATGGACGCAATCAATCATATGGTGGGGGTCGCTACTATTAGACCCTAGAACTATTTGGTAATACAAATGGTTTGCAATTTTAAGTTATAACTTGTCATTGTGAATTACATACATGTTTGTGTTCATATTCACTTCAACTTGACTACCTAGTACCTATGTTTACAttgctttttcaatttttctttgaaTCCTcccttttcattttcctttattACCTGCTTTGAATCACTATTTCATATTGAATTTGTTAGTTTTGAAACCCATAGCTCATTTGCTTTTGGTTTATTGgtacctttttcttttctctcttttctgaaAGTGGATTTCTTTTTCACCAGTCATTGTTTTTGCTTATGGGTTTCTTAGACCACTTGTGTTTTGGTCATTGGTGAGTAGCTCTCGGATCTTTGTATCAGAAAAAAGCAATTTCTTTCATTCATTTTTCAATGGTtctgatttctgggttttgtggctTGCACTCTTGCAGGGCTCTACTCTGCTTTTCGGTGGCTCTGTTTTCTTTAAGAGTTATGTTTGGTTTTTGATATTGGTTAATTTAGGTATGTGAATTGGATTTTTCTAATTGTGTTTAATTGACTTTCTAGCAGTCATGTTTGGTTTTTGATATTGGTTAATTTActggttattttttttttttcaaatatttctCTATAATGACACTGCCATGGTTATACTTTTGTGGGACCATGTTCTTAAACCTTCTTTGTGactaaaatataaagaaaactaCCCAGATCTTTTCCAAGTGTTTTTAGTCCTATAGGAGATTTTAATTATGTGTATGTTGGTACTGAAAATTTGATTTCTCTGCAGAttctttcctcttctttgtttcttttgtttgcaCATGCAAACATTCTTCATGTTGGAGCAAGGCAGCAGGCCGAGCAACTATAGCCTAAAGGCCTAGAGCAGTGCAGCTTCAGTTATTTCTTAGTTGGACAGTTTGACTATTTGTGCAAAACTGCAAATTGTGTTTATGTTTCTGTTGGATAATTTGGATTGTTTTCTGTTGGACAATGTATTCTGGACTGTTGAGTTTGTGTTGTAAACTGTGGCTAAACTTGATTATTGCAaattgattatagttatgttaATGAGTTTATTTCACAGCATTATAATTTGATATGCATTCCAGTCTTCCAGGTACCAAAACAGGCAAAACTGGCAAAACAggcaaaactgtcattttgggcccgaaaaagcccgaaaaccgaaccggcccgaatgggttcggtttctgtcggtttttAGTTTacaaaaagcccgaaccggcccgaaccgacagtttcgggttcggtctcggtctcaccaattttcgggcccggcccgacccgagcccagccctagtttTTGCAAATGGattcggatctgggatccgggtagACTTTGGGTTTGGACCGCGACCCATTATCTTTTATGGGCTGTTTGGTTGTTGGAATGGCTTAGGGCTCCTATGCGTTACTGGTATTGGATTCATGACCCCAGCCTTTGGTAtctgttcgtgaaagatcgtctgtcaacatggccatgttctgacacccttggtcgGCTTCGATATTTAGGTGGAAGAGTGGCCTCATTCTGGCGCCAAGTtggtttttgtcaatttgtgcatTGGAGTTGCATGGGTAGTTAAAACACCGATTACTCAATTCACTAGACGGCTGCAATCTGTAGTATAAAATCAGCACTGCGTCTTGATGTTGCTGCTCTtgcattattaattttttatatttcatatGTAATTTTCCTTTTGTACTGTTTTATTTCTCTATTTATGTCTTTGACATCGTATCGCTGtaatatttcaatttcaataaatgaCTGACCtccttcaattaaaaaaaaaaaaatttacttcaTTCGAAAATTTTAGTCAAACAATTTTTCTTTGTTCGATAATTTAGTCAAATAACTTTGCTTTGTTTGATAATTTTAGTCAAacattattaaatttttttttggaaagaaaaatacaaCAATTAAATACAACAATTACAGTGCAATTCGAATCTAAGCGGTCACATGAAAGGGCTTTAGAAGGTTGACAAGGAATAGAGTTTTCCTAAATTTTGTCTTCCCAAAACATCATTAGGTTACTGTTACTCAATCTTTCCCAAAACATCATTATTGAATTTAAAAATCATTAAATTTTCCCTCAGTATGCAATAATCAGTTGATCATTGACTACACCCACTACATTATGCACTTGATATTTGAAAAActcaaccaaaaccaaaacaaagctCACCGTAAGTAACCCACACTCATGCCCAGATTAATGCGATTAGGATTAAGGAAGATATGGAAATTACCTAAACTCCGATTGGCTAAAACAAATTTCTCAACTAAAGTCTAAAACAAACAATAAGCAGACAGTACAAAGGTCACATAACTATGGTTTGATGGTTGACATTTGACTCAAACCATCGTAGCCTAATTGATAGCCACCAGAAGACGAATCTCATGATTATTTTGTCACAATGACACGAACCTCTGTTGCCAAAGCTTTACAGAACTTCATGAAAAAAACCAAATGACAAGTCtgtaaggccccgtttggttgaCCGGAATGTTATGGTGGGAAAATGAATTGTACTAATTTTCCTTTCAAGGATGGAATAAAATTGATTTAGCATTTCCATTTGTGGTGTTTGGAAGGattcaagacttgagattaGAAAATGGTTTGAGAGAATTTATCTAATAATGCCCAATCGAATTAAATATGGAAGATTAAAAATGAATGAGTGGAGATAGGAATTATTAATTGACCAAATTTTATGAGGGGCTAAACAAgtaaattttcaattccattgagTGAAGGAATTGAAATACCACACCCTAGATGGTATTTCTATTCCGCCTCTTTTATGGAATTGAACTCCGGTTaactcatttattttactttcctttataGACTTATGACTTAACAATTTAATTGAATAGGAAACTATTTCACATTTCAGATTTGATTTCCTAGCTAACAAACGGGGCCTAAGTACCATATCCTTTTGATGGAACTAATCAAACAAATTACtacaaaataaaaggaaaaaaaaaaaccaatgaaACAAATTAGATTAGCCAAAATCAGAAAGTCCCTTTCTGTGGGTCTATTTTCGCTGCTTGTTGGAATAAGCAATTTCACTCCTGAAAAGTCTATTTATGagctcctcaaaaaaaaaaagtctatttATGAGGCTGGACTTTATGAGCTGCTTTGACTTTGTAGTTTCGTATCCTGAAGAAATTTCAATTCAACTTCAAATGAAGCTTAACATAACCTGGACAGAATCATTCAGGTTATGTTTGTAATATATTAGAGTATTAGACCAGTAATTCTCGGAGCTCTTATGTTCAGAATGAGCAAAGTATGAAATCAATGGCTATCATAGAAAGGATCATACTTGTTTGTATTATGTGCTGCACACTCTTGATGGGGGCCTCTGACTCTCAATCAGATACCTTAGCACAAGGCCAAGAGCTCAAGAATGGGATGCAGCTTTTTTCAGCATCTGGGATTTTCAGGTTAGGATTCTTTAAGCCTGGGGATGCAAGTAACTCTTACTTGGGAATATGGTACAACAGAAATAATGAAAAAGCAGTATGGGTTGCCAACCGAAACAATCCGATTCTTGACAATTCTGGAGTTCTTAGAATTGATCAGTATGGTAACTTGAAGATTACACAGAAGATGGTAGATGATATTGTATTATATTCAGTTAAAGAAGCAATCAATACTAGTGCTATTCTTCTTGACAGTGGAAATTTTGTGCTTAGTGAGTTGAACGCTGATGGGTCTATAAAGCAGGAGTTGTGGCAAAGCTTTGATTATCCAACTGACACACTTTTACCAAAAATGAAGTTGGGATTTAATAGAAAAACTGGCCTCAATTGGACTCTCAAATCATGGAGAACTGGAAATTTGCCCAGCATAGGGTCCTTTACACTTGGTTTGGACCCTAGTGGTGTTAAACAAATGGTCATTTCTTGGAGAGGAAATCTGTACTGGACTAGTGGATCCTGGCACACTTGGTGCTTCAGCCTTACAGATGAGTTTTGCAGTAACTATAAGTACAACTTTAGCTACATATCAAATGAGAACGAAACATACTTGAGTTATTCAGTAGATAAAGGTACCACTATTTTNNNNNNNNNNNNNNNNNNNNNNNNNNNNNNNNNNNNNNNNNNNNNNNNNNNNNNNNNNNNNNNNNNNNNNNNNNNNNNNNNNNNNNNNNNNNNNNNNNNNNNNNNNNNNNNNNNNNNNNNNNNNNNNNNNNNNNNNNNNNNNNNNNNNNNNNNNNNNNNNNNNNNNNNNNNNNNNNNNNNNNNNNNNNNNNNNNNNNNNNATCTGTATCAAGAATAGGGTTTAGGCATCGCACGCATTTGACCTAATAAGACATCTAACCTACTTCTTTTAGGCATGGCAGCTTTGGAATGAAGATAGAGGATCTGAGCTAGCAGACCCAGGATTAGGTGAATCATGCCCCATTACTGAAGTTCTAAGATGCATTCATGTGGGTCTTTTGTGTGTACAAGACCATGCAGCAGACAGGCCAACAATGCCGGATGTTGTTTCCATGCTTTTAAATCAAAGCATTCTATTACCTCCTCCAAAACAACCAGCATTTTTTATAAATACAGTTGAGAAAGAGTCTATAAAGGCATCAGGAAAGGAGTCCGAAATTTGTTCCACAAATGATGTAACTATATCAGTAATGGAAGCAAGATAAATGCATTAGTAATTACTGTACAATATATGAATTCATGTTACAGAGATAATTGATAAATGGTGATATGGGAATGAGCAATAATCGATACATAGATCAGGTGTTCAAAATTTTGTCATATGATGCAATAAAGGTTCTGAGAAACAACTTACTGTATTGAAATTGAACTCACATAGCTTGCACTGCAACAGTTGCTGCAACCAACAGCAGCAGTCTCAACATTTGGTGCTTCGAAGTACCTACTCCAAAAGGACCAAAACCATCATCACATGATGAAGCGTAATTCACAGTAAGATACTTTAATAATTTgaggagaagaaagaaattaagGACTAAGTTTTAATTAGGAGAGACTCCTAACAATTCTATTCTTGAGTTTGAGGGAAGAAAGGAGACATCTCCTTTTGAAGGAAAGCAGAGACGTCTTCTAACAGTTTTGCCCATTGGTTATGACCATTATATCTTATCCCATGTATACAGTGGGTACCAATCAACTTGAATTTGTTGATTGAGCTTTGATCTTTAAAAGAACCAACAACAGAATAAAACCAAATGGTGTAGCAAGCATGCAGAAAGTAAAATTTACTGCTTCTCTACACATGAAACCAAAAAGCTTAGGCGCAGCAAAAAGAATACAGATCCAAACATCATCCTGGATCAATAAGACGCCACTGCTTGTCGATCCTTTGACTGATGGCCACTACAGTGCAAACCGGCTTTGTGAGTTGTAAAGTCACCACATTATTTCACACAGCAGCAACCGTAGCACCAGTACCCTTGGATCCTAAAGAATCTCATTCCTGCTGACCCTTCTGATCCCTGCTTGATTTCCCATCCCCAACACCTTTTTAAAGATGAAGAAGTTCACTTCAAGTTGTACAGATACATCAGGAAGTGACTCCACATCACCAAGAACCTGTCTGACCAATCTCATTCCTGGGATTCATCGTTGTACTGACTCCAATGAGACCTCCAGGGACAGCAAGCTGCAGCTCACTTTCCTTAGCAAAACAAGAAAACCAGTCTAGAATATAATGGCGTGCATCTGAAGTTGTCGTTCTCATCCTTTTCAACCTTCCCCGGGCAAACCTCAATCAAGTGGTTCAGTTTCACAACACCCGTGACCCTGGTTCCACCCACCACACCGCCTCTCAAGCGATCAATCTCATACCCAGATTTGTTGACGTCAAAAGAATGAATAATTGTAATATAAGGAGGTGAGGCCAAGTCCCTTTGTGGTACTGGGATATTTTTGACGATGTGCTCATCAACTACATCCATGTTGTGCTCAGGTTGAGCAGTTGGCTGATTCGTTGAACTCCtcctccattttttttgttgttgctcAATGGCCCGATCCTCATCTTGAACTTCAAGATCTACTTTCTTTTGGAGGAAAATAATGTCTTTAAGACGCATAATTGCAAGAGTAGCCAAATGCTCTTTGGTTTGTGCTGGGGGCAGTTCTTCATTAGCTGCTACGAGAAGCAATGCTCCATCCATAATGGAGACACCATTGCGCATAGCTGCCATCAGCGCATCGTGGGTCAGGCAATCTACGAAAGAAACGTTTCTCTGCAGTTTCATCATGCTACCTCATTGGTCACAGAAATGACCGGCAGCTTCTTTTTGAATCAAACTGTCTGAACACCTGAAAGTTTGACTACTGTTGACTTACCATGAGCCACATGACCTATAGAGCCAATATTGCTAGCTGCCTGACAAGATATTACTTCAGGGGAGAGTGAATGCAACTCTGTTACATCCAGTGTTGTCAGGTCTTGCTCTGTTAGACGACCCttactattcttcttcttcttcttctacagtATTGTGACAATTATTCTGATCTTCTAGCTATTTAATCAGCTAAGATTTTGGAGTCAGGATTTAGGATTCAAGAATGACTTTCTGATCAAACTTCAAACGCGCACAGAATTTACTTGAGGAGGTTCTCAACGGACTTAACATAAGAGATTACAGAGAAATATTTGAGAGCTGCTCTAGCTTGCATTAGAACCCCTTATTCTAATTCCTGAACCTTACTCGCAAGGAAGTACGAAAGAGCTTATATTTCAAAATCTTCTTAAACGATACTTGCAATCTAATAAAAAAGCAAATAACGTGAGCTGCTCTAGTAACCCTTATTCTAATACTATCTATTCATGAATCTGcatacagcaaaaaaaaaaaaaaaagtaccctAAATGCTCAAAGGAAATAACGAGAATTGTTAggaataattaaaaataaatacaaCCACAATTAGATTTTATTTCGTGAATTGATTATAATCCTGAAAAATGCTTAATATATACGCACAGAAAACGAGAGAGGAGGACTATTTCCTTTCAGAAACAGTAACCAAGGAGGATTAAGTTCTTGGATTGCCACACAACCACATTGGAAGGGCAATGCAACATTCAGAAATGCATGATTCTACTCGAGCTGTGTTAACATTTTACGGTAACTACTAGTTTGCCTAATCTTCAAATCTAATGTACATGATGGACCTTTTCATCTTGAAATTGCAGATGGTGGATTATTTTGTATGATTCCCCTTGATAGTTCTAGGACATTGCAGCATCCTGTCATACCAAAACTTCCTCTTGCTAAATTAATTAGAACTATCAGGAATAAAGAGAAGGGATACATCTATGCCAAGTATTAGACAAGGATTGCAGAATCTAAGAATGTAATAATATTAAAAACTTTAGGCTCATGTAGTCCTTCTATGTCCAAGACTCCAAGCCAATCCCTCAACATTGTAAACAACATATTCTGGTATTTCCCATCCAAATGTTTTATAAAGTCCAAAGTTCAAATCCCATACCTCAAGATAAAGTAAAGTAGAGTAAATCTGGATTGGAATTTATAAATGAGTAGAGTTAGTACAATCTGGCTTTGCCTATTCTTTCCGATTAAACTTGGTACATGAACTTATGATAACATAAATAAGCAGAACTTAACTTGTATGGGAATGCATTACTTTTGAAGATGAGATTAACAGAACAAGAAGGAAAAAACTGTTATAATTGGTTTGACCAATTAATGAAACCTATTTGTCAATGCAGTACACACGTGGTGGATATGGCTATGATTTTAGTAGGAGGAGTGCAGTACAAATAACTTTTACAGGGGTGAAAATCTATTTATATAAGTGTGTGTGTGGCATGCACAATTACTGTATACATCATGCCAATACTTGTAAGTTAATCAGTTATATTCGAACCCATTCATTATTACTTCTTAGGAGATTTGGTATTGACCCTGAATCTTAAATGCAGATAAAACTACTTGACACGCAAGAGGTAGCAGTAAAGAGACTTCCAAGAAGTTCAGGAAACGGGTTGGTGGAGTTCAAGAATGAAGCTATACTTGTTGAAGACACCAAATAATAAATTTTCACTGGTCCTGTGATTTACCACCACTATGTGTTGCGTTTTTTCCCAACTCTATTGATTTTTACCTTCAAGGATGAGGCAAAATTTGTTCAATCAAATGCCTGAGAGGCTAATCCAATATCATGATTtgctcccccccccccccccccccaacaccACCACACACACACTCACTCACACAATGTAAAGATTCttggctctgccactaactacACTTTTTAGCTGTTAAAATACTTTGCAATTGTATAATGGTGAAATGCAAATGAACAATAATCAAACGTACCATTCCTAGGAATTTTTGTGTCATCAATCTCACGAAACTTCTGCAGTAGGAACAACAGCAGCCAACTTCCCATTGACATCAAGTATACATCACAGAACAGCAGTCTCAATATATTGGTGCTTCAAAACACCTACTCCAAATCCATCTTCACATATCAATAGATCACAATTCACAGTAAAGATATTTTAACTACTTAAGGAAGGAAAGAAACGATTAAATACTAGTAATATGCATTTTGAATTTCATCGGCATAAGGTATATTAACTTGGTAAGAAAAGAGAGAACCTATGCTGACATTACTAAGTTTCTAATCTATCAAGATACTGTGAGAATGCACCCCTACAAGCAACCCAACTTTTTAAACCGTGTTTGGAATGTTTACCAATCTGATAAATGAAATATGACAATAGCTCTATGTACTTCATCAGTAGTAAGATTTGACACGCAATTCATGAAAAAAGAAACTAAGGACCTCTGAACGTGGGAGAGGCTATGCAGTTCCTATCACCAAGCAAAGGTATCAAGACTCATTCCTCGTGTGTTTTTCCTATGGCTATCCAGAAATCTTATTTCTTCAAATCCTATGCATGACAGCCTTTAGTAAATCAAACATCCAACTCCAAACTCACAATGAAACACTATGCACAGAATCTAACTGGTCCCCCAATTTTATGTTACAACATGAAACACAGGACTTACATTAAAACCCAGAAATTGAATAACCAACTTGATCAAAACCCCAATATTAGAGAATCAAGAGAcattggatatatatatatattgacaaaTGGGATATACATAACTGGTCCAACAAGCATGTATTACTAGAATTGCTCCTTTTGAATTCACTTTCCATCCATAAACTCTAAAACCCCTAAACCCCCTACCTACTGTAAACCGAGATAAATGGCGGTGGCAACGCCAAGCGCGTACACCCCAATCGCGGTTCCAACAATGTCCTTACCGGAGCGACTGGCGGCCCCCAAGCCAGCAATCCCAGCGACGCCGATGGGGACCCGAACCATGAGGGCTTTGCGAGCGTTGCCGACGACGGCGCCGGCGAAGAGCTCGACGGCCCACTGCTTGAACTGGGCCGGGCCGAGTGTCGTCGTCGTCTTGGACTCGCGAGGGACGACGGCCCTGAGAGCGGAGTCGACCTGGGGGCGAGTCGGGGGAGAAGGGACCCACCTGAGGATGAGAGGGTGGGGGTGGGGCCCGGCCTGGAGGTTTTGGTAGAGATGGTCGGAGGCGGTGGCGAGCTGGAAGGGGAAGACGCCGTCGAAGCCGTGCTCGGTCAGAGAGAGGCAGTGGCTGAAGGCCGAGTCGCAGGCTGAGTTGAACTCGGGCGAGTTGGAAAAGGACGACTTGACTCGTTTTGACGGAGAGGCCCCCATCTTCCAGAAGCTTCtgtctcttctctcttctctgtgtgatttttgagttttgaggtaaagctgaagaagatgaagtgggTGTTGCGATTGCGTTGAAAGTAAGTAGAAGGAGACTGTGTTTGATCGAAATTCCAATAAGCCACCTCAGCATATcaaagttttttctttttcttttatttatttatttatttaagatCAAATGGAAATTCATTCATTTTTGAAGGCAGGAGTTTTACTTTTACATCATCGATCAACCTGACTGTTTCGGAAGAGTCAGGCTTTTTTATCACTAGCATTTGATCTGTGCTTTAGCCCAGAGAATTAACACTAcaacttgatttttttttttttttttttttcaatcaaatttCAGCAACTAAACTgaataaaagttgaaaactgaACCATCAGCAATAATTGTTGGTTTAAAATTGAGTTTCGCATCcactcttttcttttattctttctaattcttttcatttgattttttttttcttttattcttgcTAATTCTTTTCATTTGATTTTAGTAGTTTACCataagggagcttctattcatacctccaaagttGGCATTTGGATCTCCCAatttaatagacctccaacttacttttataaataaccaatttgctatctaAACCTCGCTAATTTTCCCACAACgcccatcgtccaataaaatcaataaaaacttctttttttacattctattcatacctccaaaatcgatAGTTGAAcctcattcaatttttgaagatttcacaatCCTATTTTACCATTGATACAATTACGctgcacaaaacaaaacaaaaaaaactccaGTTGGTAGTCAATACagtttcttttcattaaatcaattgaatatAGAAACACGTTGGTATACTGCTATCTGAGATGTCTGGATATTACTCCCAATTCTCAAAATTTGTAATTAAACTGAGTTTTTGGATACAAAGTTTTCATCACTTAATTATGGTTTATGTACAGGTACCCATACTGAAAGTGGTCATGGTGTTCTAAAGCCAGTCCAACATAATACTCCTTAGCTTGGAGAGAGACACATATTTACTAATTGCTTCGAGTTGGGTAAAAAGCGCAAGCAGTAATATAATAGGCAATGCACAGCTTAGAATTTTGCGAATTGCCTCATCGAAACATACTGTTTGTAGAGGTAAGAAGAGACTTTTTTTTGGGTCAGTGAGCTGTGGCCTGTTGGTTATCTAGGATAACCGATATCGTGGAAGTCACAGGTTCAAACCTCACTAACATCATGGAAGGTGGGGTAgggttaaaaaaattaaaaaaaaaaaagaagtgttcaaggaaatcccgattatgtgtctggcccaaactctaggttacttgacctagtggtaatagagttaaaatagaaggatctagattcctattcaatgtacgattactttccttgtatgattgagattctatgtattgtaatcctctatataaagaggcccctattatcaatgagaatacacagcgaatttctctcaatttcagtttctctacaacacgttatcagcacgaagcactaaccctgaaaccctaatttcgtagcccTCAAATTCCAACATCCACCGCCACACATATTGAAGCCCTAGCCTCAAGgaacccagaaccggcggcggaaccaccggaaccggccggaaaccgcctgAACCGGCCGTCGGAATAGGCTGAACCGCTCGGGTTAGCCTCGCTACCGAAAGCCCCTGTGCCTGCCTTGTGCCTGCCCCTGCGcatctgccgagcagctgccgagatctgccgagcagctgccgagatctgccgaagcttgtgcctgcatctgccgagacctgtgcctgcatctgccgagtagctgccgagatctgccgacagcccctgcGAGCctcctgccgagtcctgccgagacctgccgagattTGCCGATAcacctgccgagcccctgcgcaCCTGCTGCCGAGACCTGTGCCTGCTCATGCTGACCCCCGCGTACACCTGCCGATCATCTGTCGACATCTGCCGACAGATCCCCTGCACGCCCTCGACAGCTGCCGATAGCCCCGCCTAGCATCTGCATCAGCCCTGCAGCAGCTCCGCACAAGCCCTGCAAGGTTCTGCCATCTCCGTCTGCAGCCACCACAAGCTCAGCTCCGGCCACCGGCGACCACCGTCCGACCACCACTTTTTCCGACGACTTCCGGCAAAGTTTTCCGGCCATCTACAGTAACTTTCCTGTCAAAATTTCCTGCCACTTTTTAAGGTAaactttactaaaagttcctgtttttgaagtttttcattcttttcttcttttctctcggggacttgcaacctcccttcttcta encodes the following:
- the LOC133725207 gene encoding uncharacterized protein LOC133725207, translating into MGASPSKRVKSSFSNSPEFNSACDSAFSHCLSLTEHGFDGVFPFQLATASDHLYQNLQAGPHPHPLILRWVPSPPTRPQVDSALRAVVPRESKTTTTLGPAQFKQWAVELFAGAVVGNARKALMVRVPIGVAGIAGLGAASRSGKDIVGTAIGVYALGVATAIYLGLQ